The Candidatus Omnitrophota bacterium genome has a window encoding:
- the arsB gene encoding ACR3 family arsenite efflux transporter, with protein MQKRNMSIFEKYLTLWVGLCIGAGILIGKIVPNFASYLDGFAIYVNNAPVVSIPIAICLFFMMYPIMVKIDFVEVVRAGKSPKPVGLTLFVNWAIKPFTMYAIAFFFLGVLFKGFIGADAIDYVKMPPGANWAIGSIHGAGTVVMQQGIKMLQVPLWRSYFAGCILLGIAPCTAMVLIWGFLSKGNDSHTLVMVAVNSLTMLLLYGVLGGFLLGVGRMPIPWQALLLSIAIYVALPLVAGFLSRKWIIAYKGTDWFNKKFLHILSPVSIVALLFTLVLLFSFKGKVILDKPLTILWIAIPLFIQTCFIFALTYWMAKKLKLSYEDAAPSAMIGASNHFEVAIATATMLFGLSSGAALATVVGVLIEVPVMLMLVKICLKTKKWFE; from the coding sequence ATGCAAAAAAGGAATATGTCTATATTTGAAAAATATCTAACACTATGGGTTGGATTATGTATTGGAGCAGGGATTTTGATTGGCAAAATTGTTCCAAATTTTGCAAGCTATCTTGATGGTTTTGCTATTTATGTTAATAACGCTCCGGTTGTTTCTATCCCTATTGCCATATGTTTATTTTTTATGATGTATCCTATCATGGTCAAGATCGATTTTGTAGAAGTTGTAAGAGCAGGGAAGTCTCCAAAACCTGTCGGGCTAACTCTTTTTGTGAATTGGGCAATAAAACCATTTACGATGTATGCGATTGCTTTTTTCTTTCTTGGCGTTTTATTTAAAGGATTCATTGGGGCTGATGCTATAGATTACGTAAAAATGCCTCCTGGGGCAAATTGGGCAATTGGTTCTATTCATGGAGCGGGAACAGTTGTAATGCAGCAGGGAATAAAGATGTTGCAGGTTCCCCTGTGGAGAAGTTATTTTGCTGGATGTATTTTGCTGGGAATCGCTCCTTGCACGGCAATGGTTTTGATATGGGGATTTCTTTCAAAAGGAAATGATAGCCATACGCTTGTCATGGTGGCTGTTAATTCTTTAACAATGTTATTGCTTTACGGGGTCCTCGGAGGTTTTCTCCTAGGAGTAGGGAGGATGCCGATTCCTTGGCAAGCGCTGTTGCTTTCTATCGCAATTTATGTTGCATTGCCTCTGGTTGCAGGATTTCTTTCAAGAAAATGGATTATAGCGTACAAAGGAACCGATTGGTTTAACAAAAAGTTTTTACACATATTGTCCCCCGTATCCATCGTTGCACTGCTTTTTACTCTTGTGCTTTTGTTTTCTTTTAAAGGAAAAGTTATTCTCGATAAACCTTTGACTATTTTATGGATTGCAATACCGCTTTTTATTCAGACGTGTTTTATATTTGCGCTAACCTACTGGATGGCAAAAAAATTAAAATTAAGTTATGAAGATGCCGCTCCTTCGGCCATGATCGGTGCGAGCAATCATTTTGAAGTTGCGATTGCAACCGCAACAATGTTGTTTGGACTTTCATCAGGTGCCGCGCTAGCAACCGTTGTTGGAGTTTTAATCGAAGTCCCCGTCATGTTAATGTTGGTAAAGATTTGTTTGAAAACAAAAAAGTGGTTCGAATAA
- a CDS encoding DUF1456 family protein: protein MTNNDILKKIRVALKLRDTDIIDILRLADFEITNSQLSAIFRKEDHEKYVECGDQILRRFLNGLIIKYRGKDFYSSK from the coding sequence ATGACTAACAACGACATACTCAAAAAAATTAGGGTTGCTTTAAAGCTCAGGGATACAGATATCATTGATATCTTGAGGCTCGCTGACTTTGAGATAACAAACTCACAGCTATCCGCTATATTTCGAAAAGAAGACCATGAAAAATACGTTGAATGCGGCGATCAAATCTTGAGAAGATTCTTAAACGGCCTCATTATAAAATATCGAGGAAAAGATTTCTATAGCTCAAAATAA
- the recN gene encoding DNA repair protein RecN has product MLTQLNIENFGLIEKVSIDFSANLNILTGSTGAGKSIIIEGLRFALGERIKPSQIRDNTKPCIIEAVFELKDDRLKKQESLSDFISEQDPALIINRQLLADGRSKIKINGFSVTIAQLKSVGNHLIDLHGPHDHQMLFSEESHIEFLDQLIVFDNKQKEYQEIYHDYLKLKTQLKDLENMSHSKDRDLDLLEHQTKELAQIPLDDESYEEVCQDQAKVNNAERLYECAASLVQLFENTEIGVSDTIHKAFGAMKTLVQIDDKTSKLEEYLNNVQENSDQLVAELKSYLDSLSFEPEEAREINQKYDLYENIKRKYGPTIKEAQEFYIQAKAKYDLLSDMEHNDAELKKEIQKKEIIVKAQAKGLTLLREKASKELKKTIEKELKSLGIENVTFEARISLVDLHPKGQDKVVFYISPNAGEDLKPLAEIVSSGEAARVMLALKKALTKVDPIPVLIFDEIDAQIGGRLGTVIGTKLKELSSDRQVILITHLPQIASFADSHFKVTKEIVKGRTITKVIALDSKERVEELSEMMSGNKKSNISVSHAEDMLASAKKKA; this is encoded by the coding sequence ATGCTTACACAGTTGAATATAGAAAATTTTGGTCTTATTGAGAAAGTCAGCATTGATTTCTCGGCAAATCTTAATATCCTGACCGGCTCAACAGGAGCAGGAAAATCTATTATTATTGAAGGTTTGCGTTTTGCCTTAGGCGAAAGAATCAAGCCCTCTCAAATTCGCGATAACACAAAACCCTGCATTATAGAGGCAGTCTTTGAATTAAAAGACGATCGCCTTAAAAAACAAGAAAGTTTGAGCGATTTTATTTCAGAGCAAGACCCTGCTTTGATTATAAATCGACAACTTCTTGCTGATGGTCGAAGCAAGATTAAAATAAATGGATTTTCCGTAACTATCGCTCAATTGAAATCTGTAGGCAATCATCTCATTGATTTGCACGGACCACATGATCATCAAATGCTTTTTTCTGAAGAATCTCACATTGAATTCTTAGATCAATTAATTGTTTTTGATAACAAGCAAAAAGAATATCAAGAAATATATCACGATTACTTGAAGCTCAAGACCCAATTAAAAGACCTTGAGAATATGTCTCACTCTAAAGACAGAGATTTAGATCTTTTGGAGCATCAAACCAAAGAACTCGCCCAAATCCCCTTAGATGACGAGTCTTATGAAGAGGTCTGTCAAGATCAAGCCAAAGTAAATAATGCCGAAAGATTGTATGAATGCGCAGCTTCATTAGTTCAGCTTTTTGAAAATACAGAAATCGGAGTCTCGGACACAATCCATAAGGCTTTTGGTGCTATGAAAACTTTGGTTCAGATTGATGATAAAACTTCAAAGCTCGAAGAATATCTTAATAATGTTCAAGAAAATAGCGACCAACTTGTTGCTGAGCTTAAAAGTTATTTGGATAGCCTCTCTTTCGAGCCTGAGGAAGCCCGCGAGATTAATCAAAAATATGATCTTTATGAAAACATCAAACGCAAATATGGCCCAACCATAAAAGAGGCGCAGGAATTTTATATCCAAGCAAAAGCAAAATATGACCTTCTCAGCGATATGGAACATAATGACGCTGAATTAAAGAAAGAAATTCAAAAAAAAGAAATTATCGTAAAGGCTCAAGCAAAAGGATTAACTTTGCTTCGAGAAAAAGCTTCGAAAGAATTAAAAAAGACAATTGAAAAAGAACTTAAAAGCTTAGGAATTGAGAATGTCACTTTTGAAGCGCGCATCTCTCTTGTTGATTTGCATCCAAAGGGTCAGGATAAAGTTGTTTTTTATATTAGTCCAAACGCAGGCGAGGATTTAAAGCCTTTGGCCGAAATCGTATCTTCAGGAGAAGCCGCTAGAGTGATGCTCGCACTAAAAAAAGCTCTGACCAAGGTCGACCCTATTCCAGTATTAATTTTTGATGAGATTGACGCTCAGATAGGCGGGCGACTTGGAACTGTGATTGGTACTAAGCTCAAAGAATTGTCTAGCGATCGACAAGTGATTTTGATTACCCATTTACCTCAAATTGCATCATTTGCTGATTCGCATTTTAAAGTCACCAAAGAAATTGTTAAAGGTCGCACCATAACAAAGGTTATTGCTTTGGATTCAAAAGAGCGCGTTGAAGAACTTTCTGAGATGATGAGTGGAAATAAGAAAAGTAATATTTCTGTTAGTCACGCTGAGGATATGCTCGCAAGCGCTAAGAAAAAAGCTTAA
- a CDS encoding flavin reductase family protein: MKKSIGPNTIVFPTPVLIVGTYDKGGKPNAMTVAWGGLCCSIPPCVAISLREATHSYGNLMSRKAFTISIPSEKYIKEADYLGIISGATEDKLAAMKLTAVKSNLVDAPYIKEFPLVLECSVIQTAKIGLHTQFIGEIKDIKVDEDMIKNLKIPDIEKIKPFSFNPATRTYYGIGKYLGDAFSIGRKK, translated from the coding sequence ATGAAAAAATCCATTGGTCCAAATACGATTGTGTTTCCAACACCTGTTCTTATTGTGGGAACTTATGATAAGGGGGGCAAGCCTAATGCTATGACGGTTGCTTGGGGTGGACTTTGCTGTTCTATTCCGCCGTGCGTGGCGATTTCTTTGCGCGAAGCTACTCATAGCTACGGTAATTTAATGAGCCGTAAGGCGTTCACAATTAGCATTCCTTCTGAGAAATACATTAAGGAAGCTGATTATCTCGGCATAATTTCAGGAGCGACAGAAGATAAGCTTGCCGCGATGAAACTTACGGCTGTTAAAAGTAATCTTGTTGATGCTCCTTATATTAAAGAATTTCCTCTTGTTCTAGAGTGTAGCGTGATCCAAACTGCGAAAATTGGTTTGCATACACAATTTATCGGAGAAATTAAAGATATTAAGGTTGATGAAGATATGATTAAAAACCTTAAAATACCAGATATAGAGAAAATAAAACCTTTTAGTTTTAATCCTGCGACCCGAACATATTATGGGATAGGCAAGTATTTGGGCGATGCCTTTTCGATTGGGAGAAAAAAATGA
- the glpK gene encoding glycerol kinase GlpK yields the protein MNYILSIDQGTTGSRAVVYDKHGKVKTSAYEEFPQYFPHPGWVEHNPDEIWKSVKHCIQEILKRIPRNSIAAIGVTNQRETTIVWDKITGKPINNAIVWQCRRTVKRCDDLKKDKRIVSLIKRSTGLPVDAYFSATKIEWILKNVKGAKLKAKQGRLLFGTTDSWILWKLTGGAVHATDCTNASRTMIFNIEKLIWDDALLKKFRIPKTMLPDVKPSSGIFGHTVKIGNLPKGIPISGIAGDQQAALFGQTCFEPGTIKNTYGTGCFLLLNTGKRRITSKHGLITTLGCDSKGHHAYVLEGAVFVAGAAIQWLRDGLNLLHKASESENMAKAIKGNEGVYFVPAFVGLGAPYWDQSARGSITGFTRGTTKNHIVRAALESMCYQTKDVVVAMQKDSGLKIKHLKIDGGAVANNFLCQFQSDILGSRVVRPRGIETTSLGAAYLAGLAVKYWRNANEIKKCWKKDKEFSPKINKKTSAKLYSGWLRAVERTLSNK from the coding sequence ATGAATTACATCCTATCCATCGACCAAGGCACAACAGGGAGTCGAGCGGTTGTCTACGACAAGCATGGCAAAGTGAAGACAAGCGCTTACGAGGAATTTCCTCAATATTTTCCACACCCAGGATGGGTTGAACACAACCCTGACGAAATCTGGAAAAGCGTTAAACATTGCATTCAAGAAATCTTAAAAAGAATTCCAAGAAATTCTATCGCCGCGATTGGCGTTACCAATCAAAGAGAAACAACAATTGTCTGGGATAAGATAACTGGCAAACCCATTAATAATGCAATTGTTTGGCAATGCCGACGCACGGTAAAGCGTTGCGATGATTTAAAAAAAGACAAAAGAATAGTTAGCCTCATAAAAAGGAGCACTGGCCTTCCAGTTGACGCCTATTTTTCCGCAACAAAAATTGAATGGATTCTAAAAAATGTCAAGGGCGCCAAGCTTAAAGCAAAACAGGGAAGACTTCTTTTTGGCACAACGGATTCGTGGATTTTATGGAAACTAACGGGCGGCGCTGTGCACGCAACAGACTGCACCAATGCTTCGCGAACAATGATTTTTAATATTGAGAAGCTTATTTGGGACGATGCACTTTTAAAGAAATTTAGAATTCCGAAAACAATGCTACCTGACGTAAAACCATCATCAGGCATATTTGGCCACACTGTAAAAATAGGCAACCTTCCTAAAGGTATTCCAATTTCTGGAATCGCCGGAGACCAACAAGCTGCCCTTTTTGGCCAAACTTGTTTTGAGCCAGGAACCATAAAAAATACTTATGGCACAGGCTGCTTTTTATTGCTCAATACAGGCAAACGCCGCATTACATCAAAACACGGACTGATCACAACGTTAGGTTGCGACTCAAAAGGGCATCATGCGTATGTCCTTGAAGGTGCTGTTTTTGTTGCCGGAGCGGCTATTCAATGGTTGCGCGACGGGCTTAACCTTTTGCATAAAGCATCTGAATCTGAAAATATGGCCAAAGCAATAAAAGGCAACGAAGGCGTTTATTTTGTGCCTGCGTTTGTCGGTCTTGGCGCACCGTATTGGGATCAAAGCGCACGCGGCAGCATTACCGGCTTTACCCGTGGCACAACAAAAAACCATATTGTGCGCGCAGCTCTTGAAAGCATGTGCTATCAGACCAAAGATGTTGTTGTAGCAATGCAAAAAGATTCAGGATTAAAAATCAAACATTTAAAAATTGACGGCGGGGCAGTCGCTAATAATTTCTTATGTCAATTTCAATCTGATATCTTAGGAAGCCGCGTTGTTCGACCCAGAGGAATCGAAACAACATCACTAGGAGCTGCATATCTAGCCGGTCTTGCTGTTAAATATTGGCGTAATGCAAACGAAATAAAGAAATGCTGGAAAAAAGATAAGGAATTTTCTCCAAAAATAAACAAGAAAACATCGGCTAAGCTTTACTCAGGTTGGCTAAGGGCTGTTGAACGGACACTTTCTAATAAATGA
- a CDS encoding NAD(P)/FAD-dependent oxidoreductase, whose protein sequence is MIYDIIIIGAGVVGTSIARELARYQLKIALVEKEQELAFGVSKSNSGIIHPGTQNSFNSLKGKLCVKGNKLIRKIARELGVDFKEVGELIVAFNDQDMAHLEKLKNEGTRLKVPRLRIVNRAWLTSYEPNLSKAAVGALYAPTAGIVSPYRLAYDMAENAVRNGVKIYTNSKVTEISQVKSEKDSKAHFEITTPNGILNARYVINAAGLFADEISRLVGIDNFKITPRKGEEFILDKKREHMTNHLLFPLPTKTSKGILVIKTSDGNPMIGPTAEDCADKEDLSTSEEGLKKVLEGVSRMIPTINKNDIIAYFAGLRPVAGDDFIIRHESTVPGFVNVAGIQSPGLTAAPAIALMVCDILKSSGLKLEKRRVFHAHRKKTAHLFSLSLAKIRKFIKKNPSYGDIVCRCEMVSKKEIEEAIDRGATTLDGIKFRTRAQAGRCHGGFCTPRILKILSQRLEKLPTEITKNGSGSEMIAEERDND, encoded by the coding sequence ATGATCTACGATATCATCATTATTGGCGCAGGCGTTGTCGGTACATCGATTGCACGCGAACTGGCTCGCTATCAATTAAAAATCGCACTTGTTGAAAAAGAACAAGAGCTTGCCTTTGGTGTTTCCAAATCGAATAGCGGCATTATTCATCCTGGCACACAAAACTCTTTCAACTCACTTAAAGGAAAACTTTGTGTCAAAGGCAATAAGCTGATTCGAAAAATTGCTCGAGAACTTGGCGTTGATTTTAAAGAAGTCGGTGAGCTAATTGTTGCATTCAACGATCAGGACATGGCTCACCTTGAGAAACTTAAAAATGAAGGCACGCGTTTAAAAGTGCCTCGATTAAGAATTGTCAACCGTGCGTGGCTTACAAGTTACGAGCCAAATCTTTCAAAGGCGGCTGTCGGCGCACTTTATGCGCCAACAGCCGGCATTGTGAGCCCGTATCGGTTAGCTTACGATATGGCTGAAAATGCAGTGCGAAATGGTGTAAAAATTTATACCAATTCTAAGGTAACTGAAATCTCACAAGTAAAATCAGAAAAAGATTCAAAAGCACATTTTGAAATTACAACGCCAAATGGAATACTTAATGCGAGATACGTTATTAACGCTGCTGGCTTGTTTGCCGATGAAATTTCGCGTCTCGTTGGCATTGATAATTTCAAGATAACTCCGCGCAAAGGTGAAGAATTTATATTAGATAAAAAACGCGAACACATGACCAATCACTTACTTTTTCCGCTTCCCACAAAAACGTCTAAGGGCATCTTAGTCATTAAAACCTCCGATGGAAATCCGATGATTGGCCCGACTGCCGAAGATTGCGCCGACAAAGAGGACCTTTCCACATCAGAGGAGGGATTAAAAAAAGTTTTAGAAGGTGTCAGTCGCATGATTCCAACAATTAATAAAAATGATATTATTGCTTATTTTGCAGGATTGCGGCCTGTGGCTGGCGATGATTTTATCATCCGCCATGAAAGTACAGTACCGGGCTTTGTCAACGTAGCCGGCATTCAATCACCAGGGTTAACCGCAGCACCGGCAATTGCGCTCATGGTTTGTGATATTTTAAAATCATCAGGATTAAAATTAGAAAAGAGAAGAGTTTTTCACGCGCACCGCAAAAAGACAGCTCACCTATTCTCTTTGTCATTAGCAAAAATACGAAAATTTATTAAAAAAAATCCTTCTTATGGCGACATTGTGTGCCGTTGCGAAATGGTTTCAAAAAAAGAAATTGAAGAAGCCATTGATCGAGGCGCAACCACGCTTGACGGAATAAAATTTCGAACACGCGCACAAGCCGGTCGTTGCCACGGCGGATTTTGCACACCGAGAATCCTCAAAATCCTTTCACAGCGTTTAGAGAAATTGCCAACTGAAATTACAAAAAATGGCTCGGGTTCAGAAATGATTGCAGAGGAACGCGACAATGACTGA
- a CDS encoding FAD-dependent oxidoreductase, with product MTEQNLVIVGGGPAGLAAALCAYRNGVKDILVIERDQQLGGILNQCIHPGFGLEYFKKILTGPEYAQRVIEEIKLIPEIKISLSSFVVRLERNKTLTVLKPGCLQQIRSKALIMATGCREKTREMVHLAGTRPAGIFSAGLAQKLINIEGFLPGKKIVIIGSGDIGLIMARRFTLEGAEIKAVIEIQKESRGLIRNVVQCLEDFDIPIYFNHKIARIHGNKRVEKVDVVKADDHSNSIPGSEFTIDCDTVLVSVGLIPENELIEMAGVAVNKKTNCPISDELNTTNIPGLFVCGNSFKVYDLVDSVSRDSEIAGQQASEYLRSLI from the coding sequence ATGACTGAGCAAAACCTTGTGATTGTCGGAGGAGGTCCCGCTGGTCTAGCGGCAGCCCTTTGCGCCTACCGTAATGGTGTTAAAGATATTCTTGTGATTGAACGAGACCAGCAATTAGGCGGAATACTTAATCAATGCATTCATCCCGGGTTTGGCTTAGAGTATTTTAAAAAAATTCTCACAGGCCCAGAATATGCCCAAAGAGTGATCGAAGAAATAAAATTAATTCCGGAAATCAAAATCAGCTTGAGTTCTTTTGTTGTCCGCTTAGAAAGAAACAAAACTCTCACAGTGTTAAAGCCAGGATGCCTCCAGCAGATTAGATCCAAGGCTTTAATTATGGCAACCGGATGTCGCGAAAAAACACGAGAGATGGTGCATCTTGCGGGCACGCGTCCTGCTGGCATATTTTCAGCCGGTCTTGCTCAAAAATTAATTAACATCGAGGGATTTCTTCCTGGCAAGAAAATTGTGATTATCGGCTCGGGCGACATTGGACTTATTATGGCACGTCGCTTTACTCTAGAAGGCGCAGAAATCAAAGCTGTTATTGAGATTCAAAAAGAAAGTCGAGGACTTATCCGAAACGTTGTTCAATGCTTGGAAGATTTTGATATTCCTATTTATTTCAATCACAAAATTGCGCGCATTCATGGAAACAAACGCGTTGAGAAAGTTGATGTCGTCAAGGCAGATGATCATTCTAATTCAATCCCTGGATCAGAGTTTACCATCGACTGCGACACTGTTTTAGTCTCTGTTGGGCTGATTCCAGAAAATGAATTGATTGAAATGGCTGGCGTTGCCGTTAACAAAAAAACAAATTGTCCTATATCCGATGAGCTTAATACAACAAATATCCCAGGACTTTTTGTCTGCGGTAATTCTTTTAAAGTTTACGATCTCGTGGATTCTGTCTCTCGCGATAGCGAAATTGCTGGACAGCAAGCTTCCGAATACCTGCGGAGCCTAATATGA
- a CDS encoding DUF1667 domain-containing protein codes for MIKKFICIECPKGCEVIVTTNDHSEIMTLAGNNCEKGEVYVRAEIENPTRVLTSSVLAKGLSLKMIPVKTSKPIPKSRIFDAMNEIKRIRVTTPIRCGDVVCRDFLGLGVNLVVTRGCPRND; via the coding sequence ATGATAAAAAAATTTATTTGTATCGAATGCCCTAAGGGGTGCGAAGTCATCGTCACGACTAACGACCATAGCGAAATCATGACACTCGCAGGAAACAATTGCGAAAAAGGAGAGGTTTACGTTAGGGCAGAAATTGAGAATCCAACGAGAGTATTGACCTCATCGGTTTTAGCAAAAGGACTCTCGCTTAAAATGATTCCTGTCAAAACAAGCAAACCAATTCCAAAATCAAGAATCTTTGATGCCATGAATGAAATAAAGAGAATACGTGTCACAACGCCAATCCGCTGCGGAGATGTTGTCTGTCGAGATTTCTTAGGACTTGGCGTCAATCTTGTTGTAACGAGGGGATGTCCGAGAAACGATTAA
- a CDS encoding sulfide/dihydroorotate dehydrogenase-like FAD/NAD-binding protein, translated as MYAITKKEKIASEIYLVEFEFMDLAKAASPGQFVILRIDEKGERFPLTLFDWNTEKGTIQVVCQAIGVSTRKLCALNEGDSILDIVGPLGRATDTKNIGKVICIGGGVGTAEAYPIAKKMKENGNDVTVIIGARNKDFVICEEKMRAVCHTVHVATDDGTQGKKGFVTDVLRDLLEKDTPDLVFAIGPAVMMKKVAEMTKEKNIKTLVSLNSIMIDGTGMCGGCRVLVGEKVKFACVDGPEFDGHQVDFEDMMSRGKRYHDKEEIALQQHGGVCRRGRAH; from the coding sequence ATGTATGCCATAACAAAAAAAGAAAAGATTGCATCAGAGATATACCTTGTCGAATTCGAATTTATGGATTTAGCAAAAGCGGCTTCTCCAGGTCAATTTGTAATATTGCGTATCGATGAAAAAGGCGAACGATTTCCTTTGACTTTATTTGATTGGAACACGGAGAAAGGCACAATTCAGGTCGTATGTCAGGCTATTGGCGTAAGCACAAGAAAACTGTGCGCTTTGAATGAAGGGGATTCCATACTTGATATTGTCGGCCCACTTGGTCGGGCTACCGACACCAAAAACATCGGAAAAGTTATTTGCATTGGCGGTGGCGTTGGGACTGCCGAGGCTTATCCCATCGCAAAAAAGATGAAAGAAAATGGTAACGATGTTACGGTTATAATCGGAGCGCGAAATAAAGATTTTGTTATTTGCGAAGAAAAAATGCGAGCGGTTTGCCATACGGTTCATGTGGCGACAGATGACGGAACGCAAGGAAAAAAAGGTTTTGTGACAGATGTTCTGCGCGATCTTTTAGAAAAGGATACGCCAGACCTTGTCTTTGCCATAGGACCTGCCGTTATGATGAAAAAAGTTGCTGAAATGACAAAAGAAAAAAATATCAAGACATTAGTTTCTCTAAATTCAATCATGATAGATGGAACAGGCATGTGCGGCGGATGCAGGGTTTTGGTTGGTGAGAAGGTTAAATTCGCTTGTGTGGATGGACCTGAATTCGATGGTCATCAGGTCGATTTTGAAGACATGATGAGCAGAGGCAAACGATACCATGATAAGGAAGAAATAGCGCTGCAACAGCATGGCGGTGTATGTCGAAGAGGACGGGCACACTAA
- the gltA gene encoding NADPH-dependent glutamate synthase, which translates to MREQNPKERIKNFNEVPYGYNKEEAIAEASRCLQCKKPPCVKGCPVEVNIPAFILAIKEDRFLDAIKIIKETNNLPAVCGRVCPQEDQCEKLCVLQKKGNPIDIGSLERFAADWSRENKQVPINHKKSKKIDGEMIAVIGAGPSGLTCASDLALLGYKVTIFEALHKPGGVLTYGIPEFRLPKNIVMDEVAAIEYLGVNVKYNFVIGKIKSIDELRQEGYKAFYIASGAGLPYFMNIPGENLNGVYSANEFLTRINLMKAYKFPEYDTPIKVGKKVAVIGAGNVAIDSARSALRLGAEKVYIVYRRTEQEMPARLDEIHHAEEEGIIFHLLTSPIKILGDESKEVKKILCIKNKLGDPDDSGRRRPLPIAKSEFEMTTDTVVVAIGNGPNPILQDTIKGLQLNRWGNIEADKNTCITNIKDIFAGGDIVTGAATVIAAMGAGKRAARAINEHIQS; encoded by the coding sequence ATGAGAGAACAAAATCCAAAAGAAAGAATCAAAAACTTTAATGAAGTACCCTACGGCTACAATAAAGAAGAAGCGATCGCCGAGGCATCACGATGTCTTCAGTGTAAAAAACCACCTTGTGTTAAAGGGTGTCCTGTTGAGGTAAACATCCCTGCGTTTATTCTAGCGATAAAAGAAGACAGATTTCTTGACGCCATAAAAATCATAAAAGAGACTAATAATCTACCGGCTGTATGTGGCAGGGTATGCCCTCAGGAAGATCAGTGCGAAAAGTTATGTGTGCTACAGAAGAAAGGCAACCCGATCGATATCGGTAGCCTTGAACGATTTGCGGCAGACTGGAGCCGGGAAAATAAACAAGTTCCGATTAATCATAAAAAGTCTAAAAAAATTGACGGCGAAATGATTGCCGTAATAGGCGCAGGACCATCGGGGCTAACATGCGCTTCGGATTTAGCGCTGCTGGGCTACAAGGTAACTATTTTTGAAGCGTTGCACAAACCAGGCGGAGTGCTGACTTATGGGATTCCTGAATTCAGACTTCCAAAGAATATTGTTATGGATGAGGTCGCTGCCATTGAATATCTAGGAGTAAATGTTAAATATAATTTTGTCATAGGAAAAATCAAGTCAATTGACGAATTGCGACAAGAAGGATACAAGGCTTTTTATATTGCCTCTGGAGCAGGTCTCCCATATTTTATGAATATTCCGGGTGAAAATCTTAACGGAGTTTATTCAGCCAACGAGTTTTTAACACGAATTAATCTTATGAAGGCGTATAAATTTCCCGAATATGATACTCCGATAAAAGTAGGGAAAAAAGTTGCGGTTATCGGAGCCGGCAATGTTGCGATAGATTCGGCCAGGTCAGCTTTACGGCTTGGGGCTGAGAAAGTCTATATTGTTTATCGGCGCACTGAACAAGAAATGCCGGCTCGGTTAGATGAAATACACCACGCCGAGGAAGAAGGCATCATCTTCCATCTTCTGACAAGCCCTATCAAAATACTCGGAGATGAATCCAAAGAAGTTAAAAAAATTCTCTGCATCAAAAACAAACTTGGCGACCCCGATGATAGCGGCAGAAGACGTCCGTTACCTATAGCCAAATCTGAATTTGAGATGACAACGGATACTGTTGTCGTTGCTATTGGTAATGGGCCAAACCCTATTTTACAGGATACGATAAAGGGTTTGCAGTTAAATCGATGGGGAAATATCGAAGCAGATAAAAATACATGCATAACGAATATTAAAGATATCTTTGCGGGTGGAGACATTGTTACTGGTGCAGCCACGGTCATCGCGGCTATGGGTGCAGGGAAGCGCGCGGCCAGGGCAATCAATGAGCATATACAAAGTTAA